In one window of Pseudodesulfovibrio sediminis DNA:
- the pfkB gene encoding 1-phosphofructokinase, giving the protein MTEKTPIVTVTMNPAIDLTCSVPGFAAGTVNRVREHRMDPAGKGVNIAFLLRMFDLPVTVTGFLGTENSGIFERKFDALGITDRFIRVPGETRTGIKVLNADNGETTDINFPGLSPDAPHLEALFEEVRQLAVKDAIVVIGGSLPHGVSPEVVGRLIDIVRTQGARAVVDTSGPALKAAVESVPSLIKPNDDELADLVGRPMENLDDIVAEARRLHGEGIETVAVSLGARGALFLEGSDALMSSPPTIDPVSTVGAGDAMIGGLVAGMALGMPMEDRVRLATALSAATVAQSGPSLESLDMARALESQVVINTITL; this is encoded by the coding sequence GACGTGTTCAGTGCCCGGATTTGCCGCAGGGACGGTCAATCGGGTGAGGGAACACCGCATGGACCCTGCCGGAAAAGGCGTGAACATCGCCTTTCTTCTGCGCATGTTCGATCTCCCCGTGACGGTTACCGGATTTCTCGGAACTGAAAACAGCGGGATCTTCGAACGCAAATTCGACGCGTTGGGGATCACCGATCGGTTTATCCGTGTGCCGGGCGAGACCCGTACCGGGATCAAGGTCCTGAACGCTGACAACGGAGAGACCACGGATATCAATTTCCCCGGTTTGTCACCGGATGCACCCCATCTGGAGGCTTTGTTCGAGGAAGTGCGCCAGTTGGCCGTCAAGGATGCCATCGTGGTTATCGGTGGCAGTCTGCCGCACGGCGTTTCGCCGGAGGTGGTCGGTCGTCTTATTGACATTGTTCGCACACAGGGCGCCAGGGCCGTGGTCGACACCAGCGGTCCTGCGTTGAAAGCCGCGGTGGAGTCCGTGCCGTCGCTGATCAAACCCAATGACGATGAGCTGGCCGATCTGGTCGGGCGGCCCATGGAGAATCTTGATGATATCGTTGCCGAGGCCCGGCGACTGCATGGTGAAGGAATAGAGACAGTCGCTGTCTCGCTGGGCGCTCGGGGGGCACTCTTCCTGGAGGGGAGTGATGCGCTCATGTCCAGTCCGCCCACAATCGACCCAGTTAGTACCGTTGGAGCCGGAGACGCCATGATAGGCGGTCTGGTCGCCGGGATGGCGCTGGGCATGCCGATGGAAGATCGTGTTCGTCTGGCCACGGCGCTTTCCGCCGCCACTGTCGCCCAGTCCGGACCGAGTCTTGAAAGCCTGGACATGGCCCGGGCGTTGGAATCACAAGTCGTCATAAACACCATTACTCTGTAA